Sequence from the Parvicella tangerina genome:
CAATTATATGAATCTGTCTTTTGGTTTTGATGAAGAAGGCTTAATTAACGAAATGCGCTACACGTTGACGCTTTCAGACAAGAGTCGATTAGCATTAGTCGAGGTTCAAAAGATGTTTATTGCTGATTTCAATAGAGTAACACTTCAAGAGAAAACAGATCAATGGAAATATTACGGTCCAGATGGAAATCCCTATATAATATCACTTCAAGTAATAGAACTCAATGAAAACACAGAAAGCTTAGCGATAGATGTGGTAAAGGTGTAATAGATAGCATTACGAACTCCTACCTTCTTCTAACCGACTCTTCATCTTTGGAGAGTTGGTTTTTTAGTGCAGTGAGGTCATCAAACTTTTGTTCATCTCGGATTTTACGGATAAAAGTAAGTGTCAGCTCCTGACCATATAAGTCAGCATTAAAGTCTAGTAAATGGACTTCAATACTGGTTTCGTCACTATCTGCAACAGTGGGTTTTGTTCCAATGTTCAACATCCCAGTAAAACGGTTTTCTTTTGTCTGAACAATAACCTCGTAAACCCCATTCCCTGGGATGATCTTGTTGATATCATTAACCTGAAGGTTGGCGGTAGGATAACCCAGTTCGCGACCTAATTTAGCGCCTGCTACGACAGTTCCAGTCATACAAAACGGATGCCCCAGAAATTCATTCGCAATTTTAATATCACCTTTCTCGATTGCCCTTCGAACTTTAGTAGAACTAACCGTGATTTCATCAATATCCTGAGCCGTGATTTCAACAACTTCAAAATCATAGATCGGACCAAGCTCCCTTAAAAGTTCAATGTCTCCTTCACGATTTCTTCCAAAGTGATGGTCATAACCAATAACGATCGTCTTAATACCAATTTTATTGACCAGAATATCGCGAACGTACTCCACGGGAGACATCCTTGAAAGGCTCTTTTCAAACGCCATGTAGATCACATGATCTAATCCAAATTGTTCTAGCAGTGCAGTTTTCTCCTCAATCGTATTGATCAACTTCAAAGAATCATCATCCGGAAAAAGGACTTTTCTGGGGTGTGGATGGAAGGTAAGTAAAACACTCTCGCCATTTTTTTCTTGCGCAAGTTCGTTAATACGTGATATGATCTTCTGATGACCGACATGTACTCCATCAAAAGTTCCTACGGTAAGAATTGGGTTCTTGATCTCTCCGATCTCGTTAATACTCTTGTGTATAATCAACTTCTCTCGTCTTGAATCACAAAGTTAGGAATTTGAAAGCATTAGGGAATGTCATAGAAAGGTAATTATTCATTTCAGACTGATAAAAATCACCTATTATTTACTGAATAGTTGTTTTTTTGTACCCGTTTTTATGCAAAGATTACTTATTGTTATATTCATACTAAGTGCGGGATGGTTGAATGCTCAGACCCAAAGCATTCGTGGAATAGTGCTGAATAACTTTAACGAACTTCCCATAGAAGATGTTCAGGTAAAAGTACTGTTGAATGACTCTATAGTTAAAACGGCATTTACCAACGAAAAAGGAGAGTTCTTGTTTGTTAAGGTGCCTTTAGGGATGTATGACATCTCTTTTAAACATGTGAACTATGAGTCTTTTATTTTGCCCGATATTACATTGATTTCTAGTCGAGAAACTTATTTGGAGGTTGAATTGGTGGAGCGTTTAGAACAGCTCGAAGAGTTCAGCGTTTCGAAGCCTAAAAAAGATCGCTCTAAGACCAACAACGAAATGGTCACCAATAGTGTGAAAACCATTTATCCGCAGGATATGAAAAAACTGGCAGGGAGTTTAGATGACCCGATCCGAGTGGCTGGAATGATGCCCGGAGTGACTTCTGATGCGGCTTTTTCAGAGAACTTCATTTCCATCAGAGGAAATTCACCCAGAGGGCTTAAATACATGATGGAGGGAATTGAGCTGTTCAACCCGACTCATTTCGCACGAATTGGTAGTTCAGGTGGGACCTTCACGATCTTTTCAATGCAGTTATTGGATAAGAGTGATTTCTTCACTGGGGCATTTCCTGCAGAATATAGCAATGCTATGGGGGGAGTGCTAGATGTTAACTTTCGCTCAGGAAACAATACCAGTAGGAACTATGCGGTAAACATAGGAACGTTAGGTTTGGACTTGGCAGCGGAAGGGCCGTTTAACAAAAACAATAAGTCGAGCTATTTGGTCAATTATCGCTATTCAGTTGTGGGAATGGCTCGATTAATTGGATATCCGACTCAACCCACGTATCAGGATCTTTCTTACGTACTGGATTTTCCGATGAAGAAAGGCAATTTAAAGCTGTTCGGGATGGCAGGCACAAGCGACCGTAAGCGAATTGCAGTTGCAGATAGTACCGTTTGGGAAGGAGATATTGATCGGTACAACTTGTCGTTGCGAGGAGATATGATGACCATTGGAGGTGTTTATGACAGAAATGTAGGGGAGAAGACATTGTTGAAACTGACCTTGGCAGGCGGTGCCTCCAGACAAATTGACAACCAGAATTATATCATGGATGATTACTCAGAGATCATTCGTAGAAAAAACGAGTATAGTTCGATTCCGCTGACAGGTGCGTTTTCAATCAAACACAAGTTTTCGATTCGGCATACTAATAAAACGGGAGTCTCGGCAGATTATACCACCCACAACTGGGATGTCTTAAAGTATGATTTCGAAAGAGCTCATTTGGATACACTGGTGATCGGAACAGGAGCATCTCAAACCTACAAAGCCTTTACGCAATCTCGATTTCTCTTGAATGAGAATTGGTCGTTGAATCTCGGGGTGGCTGGTTTGTATTATAGCGTGAATCAAAAGTACAGCATTGAACCTCGAGTAGGGATTGCTTATGAAACTAATAAAATAGGTAGGTTTAGTCTCGCCATGGGTAGACATAGCCAAATTGAGAATTACGCAACCTACCTGTATCAATCCTCAGATAGTCTGGGGAATACCATTTATCCGAATAAGTCGCTGGACTTTGTAAAAGCCTATCATGCGATTGCAGGATACCGAACTACAATCTTCAAAAATCATTATTTAAACGTAGAGACCTATTACCAATACTTGTTCGATGTGCCTGTGGAACCGAATGGTACATTTTCAATGTTGAATATAGCCGAGCTGGAGGAAGTACGTAACTTAAGTAATGATGGAATTGGTGAAAATGTTGGGTTGGATGTGTCGATTGAACGTTACGCTAATAAAGGGTTGTATTATATGATCAACGCAAGTATTTATAGCTCCAGGTACCAAGGGGGAGATAAGATTTGGAGAAGTACAGAGTTTGATCAAGGGTTCAATATCAAGTTTCTGGCTGGGAAAGAATACATTGTAGGAGAAAAGAAAGGCAAGACGAATTACATTGGTTGGAATACTAATCTGGCGTATGTTGGTGGAAGACCTTATACACCTATTGACCTGGCAGCTTCAGAAGCAGAGCAAGAAACCATTTATAATGAATCCCTGGCGTTTACTGAACGAGAAGATAATTTGTTGTTTTTAGATGTGACATTCACCTATAAGATCAATAAGTACAATCATACGGGAATCTGGTCTTTGCAGATCAAGAATTTGTTTTCCAATGGTAATGCCATTTACAGAGAATACGATGCGGTACTAAAGGAAGAAGTAACCGTTCCATCGTCTAGCTTCTTTCCAAACTTGAGTTATAAGATACTTTTCTAGGTGTCTATACATTCACAGGTTTCAGGGTAATTTATAAATCGTTCGTAAATAGCTGGCGGAAGATAAAGTTTGTTGGTTTTTAAACCATCGTCAAACTTGGCTTTATGCAGCGCTCTTGAATAGACTTCAAATTGAGAAGTAATATCTCTTGTATAAGGAGCTTTTAGGTCGTATACCAAATGGTCTTTTTGGCAACTAAAATCAAATTGATTTATCCTAATCACCTTCTTTTTCTGGTCAGAAGCCGTGTGAAAATGAACCTGTTTGTTTTGAATGTCGTAAACGATAGACCACGAACCGTCTAGTTTTACTTCTTCCAAAATCTCAAAGGCATATTCAATAACATTTCGCTCGGGTTCGTACTGTTCGATGAGGTTTACTGCGGTATTAAAACGGCATTTTTTGTTGTGCTCTCTATTCCAAAGTGAAGTTTTGTAGTTACTGTTTTCCAAAACAGGATATTTCAGATCTTCACCTGTGTAAGCAACTTGTTTACCATTCATGAATTCAATCACAGCAACGTTTCCAAGACTATCGCAAACTAAGAAATGAATATCCTGACTGATCTTTGAAATACGAATGTCTTTATTGGATGCAATCACTTCTTCAATCGTTTGGCAGTTGTCAAGCTGATACTGTACCCATTGCAGTTCATTAACAGCTTTTCGCTGATCTGCTTGGGGATATTCTCCAGCAACCACCATGATCTCAACCACAAGTCCTTTTTCGTTGATCCCACCATACGGGAACTCTTTCCCAAACTGGTTGAAAGTGACACTTCCATACTTGGAAGTCCATACTGCTGGCTGATCAGGGGTAAACACCAAGGCTCTTTTTTGGACCCCTCGTTTATTTACAGCAATCAATCCATTGTCAGAAACCCAGTCTAAGTTTCTTCCGAAAACCAGGTTGTTCTCATCCTGAATAACAAAAGTCGTACAGGCCGAATAACTCATTACGAGGACAAACAAGCAAATTGTAAACAGGAGTAAACGTTTCATAGACCTAATTTACGAAAACTTGACTGTGCTTTCTAATCCGAATTACTAAAAGGTGTTAAATGATGCGTTAGCGTTTTTTGAAATTTTATAAGCCATGAGTTCCGTAGTTCTTAATTCCGATCTAGCGATTATAGTCTTTTCCACATCAATACATTATCTTTACAAGATGCGACAATTCATACTTTTTCTTTTAATGATTTCAGTACTAGCTGGCTTTTCGCAGAAGCGGCCAGACAATTTATATTTATTTGACCACTATTTTGATGCTGACCTGGCAGAGGTGCTGACAGAACCAGAGGAATCTGAGAGTTTAGAGATTAAATCCAAAGCAGATCTTGATACTTTTCTGTTGGCTGCAAAGTCACATTCGTTTAATAATCTCAAGTATCTGTCAATAACAGGTGTTGAGCTTACTGCTTTGCCGCCTGATATTTGCGAGTTAATAGGACTGGAAGAACTCTACTTAAAGTTTAATAAACTGTCAGATTTACCCGATGAGCTCAGTAAGTTGACCAATCTTCAGGTGATTAATCTGGAAGACAATGCGTTGAATAGCATCCCTAAGGTATTAGAGACACTCAAGAACTTGCACGTTTTAAAGTTGGGTGGAAATAAGATTACTGCATTAATGCCTGAAATTGCTTCATTAACCAAGTTAACAGATTTGTATTTGGGTGCTGATAATACGCATTATGTCAAAAATGATAAAGCAGTGGGTAACCCCATCAATCAACTGCCAACTGAAATCACACAATTAACTGAATTGGAAAGAATTGACGTTAGTGCTACGGGGATAACGGGTTTCTCTCCAGAAATCATTACTTTTTTCACGCAACAGAATGTAGCTATCACGCATTTTAGAAAGCAATTAGATAAAGCCTCTTCAAAATCACTTGTGCAGTTATACAGATCTAGAACCAAAACAGATTTCGGTAAATTTGACTGGTTGCGCTCGGTTTATAGTGTAGAGTGATAAAGAGGAAGATGTTCACTGTTAACTTTCGGTGAATCAAAAGCCAAATCAGAGATTGCCCGAAGGGAAATATCTTCTTGCCCGAAGGGAAATATCTTCTTGCCTGAAAGGAAATGCTCCATTTCATAAGGGAAATGTACAATTTAGCGGTCACGATTGAGAGAAAGAGTTATTCTATTATGTCACTTAAGCCTATGTGATTGATACATCCTAAAAATTCGGTTTAGCACCAACTTTTGTTTTATGTTTATATTTTCGTTCTATCACTTTCGGCCCAATTATTTATAGCCATTGTGAACCTTAACCAAGGAAATGGGGAATCATTTTTAATTTTCCTAACTAACTTGTTCTTGGAAGGTTGATACAGGACATCAAAAGTTGAAAAATCTTGCCAAGTATGATGATGGTATGAATTACTGAGTTCTGGGACGCCCATTTTCGAGTAGTAGGCTATAGATCTCTGCCGGGCCTCTTCAGCTTTGTTTGCA
This genomic interval carries:
- a CDS encoding bifunctional riboflavin kinase/FAD synthetase, whose product is MIIHKSINEIGEIKNPILTVGTFDGVHVGHQKIISRINELAQEKNGESVLLTFHPHPRKVLFPDDDSLKLINTIEEKTALLEQFGLDHVIYMAFEKSLSRMSPVEYVRDILVNKIGIKTIVIGYDHHFGRNREGDIELLRELGPIYDFEVVEITAQDIDEITVSSTKVRRAIEKGDIKIANEFLGHPFCMTGTVVAGAKLGRELGYPTANLQVNDINKIIPGNGVYEVIVQTKENRFTGMLNIGTKPTVADSDETSIEVHLLDFNADLYGQELTLTFIRKIRDEQKFDDLTALKNQLSKDEESVRRR
- a CDS encoding TonB-dependent receptor; protein product: MQRLLIVIFILSAGWLNAQTQSIRGIVLNNFNELPIEDVQVKVLLNDSIVKTAFTNEKGEFLFVKVPLGMYDISFKHVNYESFILPDITLISSRETYLEVELVERLEQLEEFSVSKPKKDRSKTNNEMVTNSVKTIYPQDMKKLAGSLDDPIRVAGMMPGVTSDAAFSENFISIRGNSPRGLKYMMEGIELFNPTHFARIGSSGGTFTIFSMQLLDKSDFFTGAFPAEYSNAMGGVLDVNFRSGNNTSRNYAVNIGTLGLDLAAEGPFNKNNKSSYLVNYRYSVVGMARLIGYPTQPTYQDLSYVLDFPMKKGNLKLFGMAGTSDRKRIAVADSTVWEGDIDRYNLSLRGDMMTIGGVYDRNVGEKTLLKLTLAGGASRQIDNQNYIMDDYSEIIRRKNEYSSIPLTGAFSIKHKFSIRHTNKTGVSADYTTHNWDVLKYDFERAHLDTLVIGTGASQTYKAFTQSRFLLNENWSLNLGVAGLYYSVNQKYSIEPRVGIAYETNKIGRFSLAMGRHSQIENYATYLYQSSDSLGNTIYPNKSLDFVKAYHAIAGYRTTIFKNHYLNVETYYQYLFDVPVEPNGTFSMLNIAELEEVRNLSNDGIGENVGLDVSIERYANKGLYYMINASIYSSRYQGGDKIWRSTEFDQGFNIKFLAGKEYIVGEKKGKTNYIGWNTNLAYVGGRPYTPIDLAASEAEQETIYNESLAFTEREDNLLFLDVTFTYKINKYNHTGIWSLQIKNLFSNGNAIYREYDAVLKEEVTVPSSSFFPNLSYKILF
- a CDS encoding linear amide C-N hydrolase, coding for MKRLLLFTICLFVLVMSYSACTTFVIQDENNLVFGRNLDWVSDNGLIAVNKRGVQKRALVFTPDQPAVWTSKYGSVTFNQFGKEFPYGGINEKGLVVEIMVVAGEYPQADQRKAVNELQWVQYQLDNCQTIEEVIASNKDIRISKISQDIHFLVCDSLGNVAVIEFMNGKQVAYTGEDLKYPVLENSNYKTSLWNREHNKKCRFNTAVNLIEQYEPERNVIEYAFEILEEVKLDGSWSIVYDIQNKQVHFHTASDQKKKVIRINQFDFSCQKDHLVYDLKAPYTRDITSQFEVYSRALHKAKFDDGLKTNKLYLPPAIYERFINYPETCECIDT
- a CDS encoding leucine-rich repeat domain-containing protein, with the translated sequence MISVLAGFSQKRPDNLYLFDHYFDADLAEVLTEPEESESLEIKSKADLDTFLLAAKSHSFNNLKYLSITGVELTALPPDICELIGLEELYLKFNKLSDLPDELSKLTNLQVINLEDNALNSIPKVLETLKNLHVLKLGGNKITALMPEIASLTKLTDLYLGADNTHYVKNDKAVGNPINQLPTEITQLTELERIDVSATGITGFSPEIITFFTQQNVAITHFRKQLDKASSKSLVQLYRSRTKTDFGKFDWLRSVYSVE